The following proteins are co-located in the Dietzia timorensis genome:
- a CDS encoding SAV_6107 family HEPN domain-containing protein, whose translation MYTNIHRAEATSTISAQSSRRRSAHISRARRAELLREQAVSASSPEEKLALSYRSAREKGALLLGAPPRRGPNNVWIRLERECPAMAEWARTFRGYSGLVSAIDAGLPRKVDGEFARKFLWAVGQFFERVEAEQIQEKAAA comes from the coding sequence ATGTACACCAACATTCATCGGGCAGAGGCAACGTCGACCATCTCCGCGCAGAGCTCGCGGCGCCGTTCTGCTCATATCAGCCGTGCGCGAAGGGCCGAACTTCTCCGGGAGCAGGCAGTCTCGGCGAGCAGCCCGGAAGAAAAACTCGCGCTGTCATACCGCAGCGCCCGAGAAAAAGGGGCGTTGCTCCTAGGGGCTCCGCCACGGAGGGGGCCGAATAACGTCTGGATCCGGCTCGAACGAGAATGCCCAGCGATGGCCGAGTGGGCACGTACGTTTCGCGGGTACTCCGGCCTCGTTTCGGCGATCGATGCCGGACTTCCGCGGAAAGTCGATGGCGAATTCGCCAGGAAGTTCCTGTGGGCGGTCGGGCAGTTCTTCGAAAGGGTCGAGGCAGAGCAGATTCAGGAAAAAGCTGCTGCCTAG